The genomic DNA GCAATTGGGACTATCGATACACCTGGATTCGCGATGCGGCCTTTACTCTCTATGCCTTACTGCGCCTCGGATTTTCGAAGGAAGCAGGCCGATTCATGCAGTGGCTTGAGGCTCGTTGCCATGATCTGAATGAGGATGGCTCGCTCCAAGTGCTGTATGGAATCGACGGACGCCGCATCACCGCTGACGAGGTCCTGCTGGATTGGGATGGCTATCGAGGGTCGAAGCCGGTTCGCGTCGGCAATGGCGCCGCCAACCAGCGGCAATTGGATATGTATGGCGCGTTGATGGACGCGGCCTATCTCTACAACAAGCACGGATCTCCCATCAGTTACGATAGTTGGGTCGGACTCTCCCGGTTGCTGGAATATGTCTGCGCCAACTGGGATCAGCCGGATGAAGGCATCTGGGAGGTGCGGGGCGGAGCGCGACAGTTCGTGTATTCGAAGGTCATGTGCTGGGTCGCGTTGGATCGCGGCATTCGTCTGGCGGACAAGCGAGGATTTCCGGCAGATCGGGCCAAGTGGACGGAGGTGCGGGATCGCATCTATCGGGAAGTGATGAGTCGCGGGTGGAATCGCGAGCTCGCGTCGTTTGTGCAAGAGTATGAAGGGACGGCGCTGGATGCGAGCGCGCTGGTCATGCCCCTGGTGTTCTTTCTGTCGCCGACGGACCCGCGGATGATCACGACGTTGGACCAGATCCAATCCCGATTGGTGTCCGACGTGCTGGTGTTTCGCTACCGTGCTGAGGAGGCGGCTCCGGATGGTCTCTCGGGCGAGGAGGGGACGTTCACGCTCTGCTCCTTTTGGCTGGTGGAGGCGTTGACAAGGGCTGGCCGGTTGGAAGAGGCTCGGCTGATGTTTGAAAAGATCTTGAGCTATGCCAATCACCTGGGGCTCTATGCGGAAGAATTGTCGGTGACGGGAGAACATCTGGGGAACTTCCCCCAGGCCTTTGCCCATATCGGACTGATCAGCGCCGCATACAATCTTGATCGGGCTCTGGGCTCGCGTCGAACGTCGATGGGGGAGAATCGTTTTTAGAGAAAGGTGGGTGCCGTGGCCATGAGTGACGCCAATACGACATTTTCATTTATCGGCTGCAGTGAAATTCAGGAGATCCTCGGGAAGCAAGCCGAGGATGAACGCCAGCTTGCAGAAATGTTGGAAGAAGTCCCGCTCGATTCGGTGTACTTCCACACGCATAGCTATTTCCTGCGGACCAGATTTATCGAACGCATCTACCCCAACGACTTTGCCGAGTGGGTAGGTGAGCAGGTGCGGGATCACGTGCTGGCAGAACGCCTGTCCGTCTTGGATCCGTTCGATTTTCAGAGCCTGGAGGCCCTGCGGGAGGAGCTGATCTCCATTATCGACGACCATCTGTCCGGCCTGGCGACGGTGCCTCGGGTGGGATTCGGGACGTCCTTTTTCTTCAACCGATCGCGGATTTTAGAGGTGCCGACCGGCGTGGAAGTCAGAACGCTGCGGGAGTTCCGCGATGCGATCTCCGAGGTCGATATCAGTGCGATTTATTTCCATGTGTTCGAGGCTCATTTGCGGTTGCAGCGGGAGGAGAACGATTTCTCCGCCTGGATCAGAGGCAGTCTCAATCTGCCGGAGTTGGCTGACCGCATGCGATCGTTGAACCCGTATCTCGGCAGTCTCGAACGACTGCGGTCGAGCCTGTTGACCATGTGCGATGACCATCTGGCGAAGTCGGGTGGGCCGAAAGGGTAGGGAGTTGAGCGATGTTGAGTGCAGATCCACTGTGGTACAAAGACGCCGTGTTTTACGAGATCCACGTCAAGGCCTTTGCCGACGGCAACGGGGATGGAGTCGGTGATTTTCAGGGCCTGACCGGCAAACTGGACTATCTCCAGTGGCTCGGCGTGGATTGTCTCTGGCTGCTGCCGTTTTATCCGTCTCCGTTACGGGACGACGGCTACGATGTTGCCGATTTTATGAGCGTGGCTGAAAAATACGGCACGACCGAGGAGGTGCGACGTTTTCTGGACGAGGCGCACCGGCGAGGCATGCGGGTCATCGTGGACCTGGTCTTGAACCACACGTCCGATCAACATCCGTGGTTTCAGGAAGCGCGCAGCTCTCCCGATTCTCCCAAGCGCGATTACTACGTCTGGAGCGACAGCGACACCAAGTATGCGAAGGCGCGGATCATCTTTATCGATACGGAAAAGTCCAATTGGACCTGGGATCCGGAAGCCAAGGCCTTCTATTGGCACCGGTTTTTCAGTCATCAGCCCGATTTGAATTATGACAATCCGGAAGTCCAGAAGGCCATGCTGGACACGATGGAGTTTTGGCTCGAGCAGGGGCTAGACGGGTTCCGTTGCGATGCGGTGCCCTATCTGCTCGAACGCGAGGGCACCATCTGCGAGAACCTGCCAGAGACGCACGAGTACTTGAAGGCAATCCGACGTCGTATCGACGAGACTTACAAGGGGCGCGTCCTCTTGGCAGAGGCGAACCAATGGCCGTCTGACGTGCGGCCCTATTTCGGCGATGGCGACGAATTTCACATGGCGTTCCACTTCCCGCTGATGCCACGGCTCTATATGGGCGTGCGCAGCGAAACGCGCGATCCGATCATCGACATGTTTACCCATACGCCCGAGATTCCACCGAATTGCCAATGGTGCCTGTTCCTCCGTAATCACGACGAGCTGACGCTTGAGATGTGTTCCGGCGAAGAGCGGGACTACATGTACTATACCTATGCGCGCGATCCGAAGATGCGGCGCAACATCGGCATTGCACGTCGGTTGGCGCCCTTGCTGGACAACGACCGTCGAAAAATCGAGCTGCTGAACAGCCTGGTCTTTACCATGCCGGGCAGCCCGATCATCTACTACGGCGACGAGATCGGCATGGGGGACAACGTGCAGTTGAAGGATCGCGACGGGGTGCGCACGCCGATGCAGTGGACGATGGACCGGAATGCGGGATTTTCGACCTGCGACCCCTCTCAACTCTATTTGCCTGTCGTCTCGGATCCGGTGTTCGGCTACCAATCGATCAATGTCGAATCGCAACGGGAGATGCCCCATTCGCTGTTGCATTGGATGAAACGAATGATTGCGGTGCGCAAGCGATACCCTGCCTTCGGGCGGGGCACGATCACATTTTTGCGGCCGGCGAACGGCAAGGTGCTCGCCTATTTGCGACAGCACGAGGGGATCGTCCTGCTGCTCGTCCATAATCTGGCCGGGTCAGCGCAGTCAGTGGAGTTGGACCTGAAGGAATTTTCCGGTTCGACGCCGGTCGAATTATTGGCCGAATCGCGATTTGCCAGGGTGACGGAACAGGCCTATGTGCTGACGATGGCCCCGTACGGATTGTACTGGCTCAATCTGGTGCCGGAGCGGACGGGAGTGGAACTCTATGGGATCGAACAGACGGCACTGTAGGCAGTCACGCGGTGTGATGAGTGGGACGAATCTGTTGAGGGTAGAGGAGCAACGGCAATGATCAGGGAACTGGAACAATATCGGGAGGTGGCTCCGAAGGGAACCATCGACTTTTTGCAGCGCTTAAGCGAGCAGGTGCAGGGGAAGCGGTTTCTTCACATCAACACCGTCCGCTACGGGGGCGGGATGGTGGAGATCTTGCGACGACTCGTGCCGGTGATGAAGGCGATGGGTATCGAGGCGCGCTGGGAAGTCATTGCCGGCACGCAGGAGTTTACCGACGTCACGCGCCGGATCGCCGACGGATTGCAGGGCCGGCCTGAAGTCATTACCGACGAGATGTACCAGATCTATCTGGACGTCACCGCCAGGAACGCCAAGGCCTTGGATCTCGACGCGGACCTCGTGTTCGTCCACGACCCGCAGCCGGCCGCGCTGATCGAACATCGGACGGGCGGGAAATGGGTATGGCGCTGCCACCTCGACGCCGGCCAACCCCATCGGCCGGTGTGGAGTCTGTTTCGCCGGCATGTATTGAAATATGATGCAGCCGTCTTTTCGTTGCCGGGGTTTGCGCAACGGCTGCCTATTCCGAAGTTTATGATTCACCCCTCAATCGACCCCCTGACCGAGAAGAACCGGGAGCTGTCGCGCAGCGAGATCGGCGAGGTGCTCGATCGATTCGGGATTGCCAAGGGAAAACCGATGCTCTTGCAGGTGGCCCGATTCGATCGATTCAAGGACCAGCTCGGCACGATTCGCGCCTATCGGATGGCCAAGAAGCATCATAATTGTCAGCTCGTGTTCGCGGGGAGCGGCGTGGTGCACGACCCGGAGGGAGAAGCCGTGCTGGCAGAGGTGCAGGAGGCGGCGGGGAACGATCCGGACATTCATATTCTCCAGTTGCCACCGGAGGCCGACCGTGAAATCAACGCGCTGCAGCGGGGCGCCTCGATCGTAATTCAAAAGGCGCTCAAGGAAGGGTTTGGCGTGGCCGTCTCAGAATCGATGTGGAAGGGGAAGCCGGTGATCGGTGGAACCGCCGGAGGGGTGTCCGCGCAGATCGTGAACGAGGCGACCGGATTCATCGTTCATTCCGTCGAGGGCGCCGCCTTTCGTATTCGTTATCTCCTGAGCAATCCCAGCGTGATGACCAGGATGGGCGCCATGGCGAAGGAACATGTCAGGAGAAACTTTCTCATCACGCGGCATCTCAGCGACTATCTCACGATGCTGAAGCTGCTGTGTCCAGAATAGTTCCACTCGCCGGAACACCGAACCTTTAATGAGCTGGGAGGGATCCCCAAGTGGGAGAGTTTATTGTCCCGGAGTCGGTCCGCACGTTGCTGCACGGAGCGACGCCGGTTGATCTCGTGGTCGGTGTGCTCACGTTCAACGACAAGGCGACTGCGCCTGGGGTTGCCCGTGCGCTGGCTGATGGATGTGCCAAGGCGTTCCCGCAACGGCGGACGCTGATGGTCAACTGTGATGCGGGTTCGCAGGACGACACGCCCCAGCACATTCAGAAGGGCCTCGGGGTGGACGCGCATCTCTGGACGATCTGCCACCCTGTGCAGGGCGCGTCGCGCAACGTGCTGTCCGAATCCGGCGTGCCGGGACGGGAGACAGCCGTACGCATCCTTGCCGCCGTGGCGGACCAGCTCGGCGCGACCGCCTGTCTGGTCGTCGACGGTAACTTGAAGTCGGTGGATGCGACGTGGACCGAGCTTCTTGCCGCCCCGATCCTCGATAAGGGAGTCGATTGTGTGCTGCCCTGGTTTCAGCGTAATCGGTACGAGGGGACATTGACGAACACCCTATTGGCACCGCTCACCAGGGCCTTGTACGGCAAGCAGATTCCCTATCACTTGGGCGGCGCCTACGCATTTTCCGGCAGTATGATCCGTTCGACCTTGCTTCAGCAGCCCTGGGACGAAGAAATTATGCCGTACGGCATTGACGGATGGGTGACCACACTTGCGGTTGCGGAGCCGCTCCAGATCTGCCTGGCTTCGCTCGGACCCCGCCTGCAGCAGGCCAAGCCGATGGGCGACTTGGCCTCTGTCGTGGCCCAGGCCGTCGGTTGTCTGTTCCATTTGATGGAGCGGTATCCGGAGAAATGGGAATCCGTCGCGGGGTCGGTGGCGGTCCAGGCAGTTGGCACCACGAGGGGGTTGGGAGCTGAGACCGGTGCCATCAATGTGGAGCGGATGGTCAACGGATTTCGCCAGGGGCTCCGCGATTTGGTGCCGGTGTGGCATCTCATCCTTTCGGAAGAGACATTTCAGCAGGTCTTGGAACTCGGTGTCGAAGAGACAGACCGCTTTCGTTTTTCCTCCGCCTTGTGGGTACAGGTCGTCTACGACTTCGCGCTGGCGTATCATGACCGCCTGTTGCACCGCGAGCATCTGCTCAAGGCCTTGACGCCACTGTATCTCGGATACACGGCATCATTCATCATCGGGACACGCGCGCAGGGCGTCGACCGCGTCGAACAGGAATTGACTCGTCTGAGTGAGCAGTTCGAGACCATGAAACCGTATTTCGTTCAGCGATGGAGGTGGCACAATGAATGATGTCTGGGGCGAAGCCATGGTCGAAGCGTTTCGCGACATGATGAAGCGGGTCGCGCTCTTTCTGCCCAAGTTGCTGGCCCTGTTCAGCTTTATCCTGCTCGGGATCATCGTCGGGTGGGCGATCAAAGCCGTCCTCCAACGTCTGCTGAAGGCGGTTCAACTCGATGCACTCAGCGAGCGGTGGGGGATCCAGGCTGCGCTCACGAAAGCGGGGTTTAAGCAGCCGCTCTCCCAAGTCGTGGGGCGTCTGGCATTCTGGGTAGTCTTTGTCCTGTTCGTGTTTATGGGCGTCGACTCGCTGGATCTTCCAGCGACTGCCGGACTGATGGGCCAGATTTTGGGATTCGTGCCGAGCGTCGTTGCGGCCGGGTTGTTGCTCCTGGTCGGAGTCCTGATGGGAAACTTCTTTGGCGAAGCGACGTTAATCGCGACGGTTAATGCGCAGATCCAAGAGGCCAGGCTCATTGCTAATTTTGTACGATGGGGCATTTTCCTGTTCACTGCGGCGATGGTGCTGACGCATCTCGGAATCGCCAAAGAAATTGTCGTGGCCGCATTCTCCATCCTTTTTGGTGGCGTCGTGCTGGCGTTGGCGATTGCCATTGGTCTCGGCGGGCGAAATATTGCACGGGATATGCTGGAACAGCGATGGCGAAAGGCCAAAGAGGAGCGAGACGAGATGTCGCATTTGTAGCGACCATGAGGAACGAATACAGTTGGAATGCAATCGCCGGTGGATTCCGATCTTGGTTCCTGCATGATCGGTATGCGCGCTCAGCCCACAACGAGTGAGAGGTCATGTGATTCGGGTGATACTGCAGTGGATGCATCGGTTAGACAACAGGGCGTTGACGCGTACGATCTGTTTTGGGATTTGCATTGTCCTCCTCTCTGGTTGTGCCGCGACTCGGCAGGCCGGCAGCGCCCCGTTAAGACCTGCCATAGAACAGTTGCTGCTATCGCAGGCGTTACAGCGTTCCTTGCAGGAGGTGAGCCTGCCGATCCCGGCTGAGGCGACAGTGTTTCTGGAAGCAGTGGGACTTACTCGCGACAACCCCCCGGATCAGGAATATGTCCGTCAGGCCATCGCGGTTCAGTTCGCGCGCCAGGGATTTCGTCCGGTTCAGAAAGAAGAGGAGGCGAGGTACCGCGTCAAAGTTCTGCTCCAGACGTTCGGCATCGAGCAGGGGGTCGTATTTTTCGGAATGCCGCCGGTGCAAAGCGTGCTACTGCCATTTTCACTTCCT from Nitrospirota bacterium includes the following:
- a CDS encoding glycosyltransferase, with translation MIRELEQYREVAPKGTIDFLQRLSEQVQGKRFLHINTVRYGGGMVEILRRLVPVMKAMGIEARWEVIAGTQEFTDVTRRIADGLQGRPEVITDEMYQIYLDVTARNAKALDLDADLVFVHDPQPAALIEHRTGGKWVWRCHLDAGQPHRPVWSLFRRHVLKYDAAVFSLPGFAQRLPIPKFMIHPSIDPLTEKNRELSRSEIGEVLDRFGIAKGKPMLLQVARFDRFKDQLGTIRAYRMAKKHHNCQLVFAGSGVVHDPEGEAVLAEVQEAAGNDPDIHILQLPPEADREINALQRGASIVIQKALKEGFGVAVSESMWKGKPVIGGTAGGVSAQIVNEATGFIVHSVEGAAFRIRYLLSNPSVMTRMGAMAKEHVRRNFLITRHLSDYLTMLKLLCPE
- a CDS encoding glycosyl transferase family 2, whose translation is MGEFIVPESVRTLLHGATPVDLVVGVLTFNDKATAPGVARALADGCAKAFPQRRTLMVNCDAGSQDDTPQHIQKGLGVDAHLWTICHPVQGASRNVLSESGVPGRETAVRILAAVADQLGATACLVVDGNLKSVDATWTELLAAPILDKGVDCVLPWFQRNRYEGTLTNTLLAPLTRALYGKQIPYHLGGAYAFSGSMIRSTLLQQPWDEEIMPYGIDGWVTTLAVAEPLQICLASLGPRLQQAKPMGDLASVVAQAVGCLFHLMERYPEKWESVAGSVAVQAVGTTRGLGAETGAINVERMVNGFRQGLRDLVPVWHLILSEETFQQVLELGVEETDRFRFSSALWVQVVYDFALAYHDRLLHREHLLKALTPLYLGYTASFIIGTRAQGVDRVEQELTRLSEQFETMKPYFVQRWRWHNE
- the treS gene encoding maltose alpha-D-glucosyltransferase, whose amino-acid sequence is MLSADPLWYKDAVFYEIHVKAFADGNGDGVGDFQGLTGKLDYLQWLGVDCLWLLPFYPSPLRDDGYDVADFMSVAEKYGTTEEVRRFLDEAHRRGMRVIVDLVLNHTSDQHPWFQEARSSPDSPKRDYYVWSDSDTKYAKARIIFIDTEKSNWTWDPEAKAFYWHRFFSHQPDLNYDNPEVQKAMLDTMEFWLEQGLDGFRCDAVPYLLEREGTICENLPETHEYLKAIRRRIDETYKGRVLLAEANQWPSDVRPYFGDGDEFHMAFHFPLMPRLYMGVRSETRDPIIDMFTHTPEIPPNCQWCLFLRNHDELTLEMCSGEERDYMYYTYARDPKMRRNIGIARRLAPLLDNDRRKIELLNSLVFTMPGSPIIYYGDEIGMGDNVQLKDRDGVRTPMQWTMDRNAGFSTCDPSQLYLPVVSDPVFGYQSINVESQREMPHSLLHWMKRMIAVRKRYPAFGRGTITFLRPANGKVLAYLRQHEGIVLLLVHNLAGSAQSVELDLKEFSGSTPVELLAESRFARVTEQAYVLTMAPYGLYWLNLVPERTGVELYGIEQTAL
- a CDS encoding glycoside hydrolase family 15 protein encodes the protein MAYKSIGDYGVIGDLHTVALVGKDGSIDWCCFPHFDSPSLFGALLDDQRGGRFRIAPLDDGKRQQLYLPETNVLLTRFLHKDGVAELTDFMPVECDEPGVRPKRHEIIRMLSVVRGEIRFRLECRPAFNFGRDAHRVTLHPQGARFHSPSMAVGLVSPVPLTTVDGGVEAEFTLAAGQRMSFYLEHMEADGAEDLMVSPHAAETAFHDTVQFWRGWLAQCCYVGRWREMVQRSALTLKLLTYAPSGAIVAAPTTSLPETIGGERNWDYRYTWIRDAAFTLYALLRLGFSKEAGRFMQWLEARCHDLNEDGSLQVLYGIDGRRITADEVLLDWDGYRGSKPVRVGNGAANQRQLDMYGALMDAAYLYNKHGSPISYDSWVGLSRLLEYVCANWDQPDEGIWEVRGGARQFVYSKVMCWVALDRGIRLADKRGFPADRAKWTEVRDRIYREVMSRGWNRELASFVQEYEGTALDASALVMPLVFFLSPTDPRMITTLDQIQSRLVSDVLVFRYRAEEAAPDGLSGEEGTFTLCSFWLVEALTRAGRLEEARLMFEKILSYANHLGLYAEELSVTGEHLGNFPQAFAHIGLISAAYNLDRALGSRRTSMGENRF
- a CDS encoding DUF5752 family protein, which encodes MSDANTTFSFIGCSEIQEILGKQAEDERQLAEMLEEVPLDSVYFHTHSYFLRTRFIERIYPNDFAEWVGEQVRDHVLAERLSVLDPFDFQSLEALREELISIIDDHLSGLATVPRVGFGTSFFFNRSRILEVPTGVEVRTLREFRDAISEVDISAIYFHVFEAHLRLQREENDFSAWIRGSLNLPELADRMRSLNPYLGSLERLRSSLLTMCDDHLAKSGGPKG